A genomic segment from Gopherus evgoodei ecotype Sinaloan lineage chromosome 6, rGopEvg1_v1.p, whole genome shotgun sequence encodes:
- the DHX29 gene encoding ATP-dependent RNA helicase DHX29 isoform X1 yields the protein MGGKNKKHKGGGAGAGAGHGHAAVSAAAAAARAKAAAESGAAGEAAGKRPAVRPALVSKEPRVKQGPKTYSFGSTPDSSAAANLDKSILKVVINSNLEKRIIGVINEHKMQSGDKGMISRRLTAKKLQDVYMALQGFSFKTEDIEEAMKNTILYGGDLHSALDWLCLNLSDDALPEGFSQQLEEEQHKPRAKFRSPVPQSETLQISNNKKDDGPEIKRHTVKDKEMSMKDWILQYAEQQSDDEKNESVKNAEDEEKFDPNERYVHLATKLLEAKEQASSSKQDKDKQSQKVAQEKIRRIQHEMAALEEHPVFNPAIKMSNQQQNEKKKSLLPEAHLNLNLLEKSGAAAEEENVKKREPRDVRNFDYTARSWTGKSPKQFLIDWCRKNFPKSPNPSFEKVPVGRYWKCRIKVTKSVDVMAVCPTIVTEDSMQAQHLAATLALYHLVKGQSVHQLLPPPYRDVWLEWSETEKKKEEESKLEINKPRDNFIAKLLNKLKQQQQQQQSENKPKASEDPEDSWENLVSEEDFNRLSLETTSTDDLEPVRILFKKLQSSSRYQRLLKERQQLPVFKHRHSIIETLKKHRVVVVAGETGSGKSTQVPHFLLEDLLLNVGGSSKCNIVCTQPRRISAVSLATRVCEEMGCETGPGGRNSLCGYQIRMESRTGEATRLLYCTTGVLLRKLQADNLLSNISHVIVDEVHERSVQSDFLLIILKEILHKRSDLHLILMSATVDSEKFSSYFTHCPILRISGRSYPVEVFHVENVIEEIGYVLEKDSEYCQKFMEEEEEEITINVTSKGGGIAKHQEYIPLQSGSGVDLDPYYQKYSNRTRQAIFYMNPYKINLDLILELLAFLDKSPQFRNIDGAVLIFLPGLAHIQQLYDLISADRRFTRDRYRLVALHSILSTQDQAAAFTFPPSGVRKIVLATNIAETGITIPDVVFVIDTGRTKENRYHESSQMSSLEETFVSKASALQRQGRAGRVRDGFCFRMYTRDRFESFMEYSVPEILRVPLEELCLHIMKCNLGSPEDFLSRALDPPQPQVISNAMNLLRKIGACELSEPKLTPLGQHLAALPVNVKIGKMLIFGAIFGCLDPVATLAAVMTEKSPFTTPIGRKDEADLAKSSLALANSDHLTIYSAYLGWKKARQEGGYRTEMAYCRRNFLNRTSLLTLEDVKQELIKVVRAAGFAAPTTHHTWEGNGTTQSLSLQEIALLKAVLTAGLYDNLGKIMYTKSVDITEKLACIVETAQGKAQVHPSSVNRDLQTYGWLLYQEKIRYAKVYLRETTLISPFPVLLFGGDIEVQHRERLLSVDGWIHFQAPVKIAVIFKQLRVLIESVLKRKLENPKMSLEDDKILHIIKELIKTESAT from the exons GTAGTGATTAACAGTAATTTGGAAAAAAGGATTATTGGAGTAATCAATGAGCACAAAATGCAAAGTGGTGACAAGGGAATGATTTCTAGAAGACTTACTGCCAAAAAATTACAG GATGTATATATGGCTTTGCAAGGATTTTCTTTTAAGACTGAGGACATTGAGGAAGctatgaaaaatacaattttgtaTGGTGGTGATCTTCACTCTGCACTTGACTGGCTTTGTTTAAACCTTTCTGATG atgcaTTACCTGAAGGATTCAGTCAGCAGCTTGAAGAAGAGCAACACAAACCTAGAGCAAAATTTCGTTCTCCTGTGCCACAAAGTGAAACTCTTCAGATATCAAACAACAAAAAGGATGATGGACCTGAAATAAAG AGACATACTGTGAAAGACAAAGAAATGAGTATGAAGGATTGGATTCTGCAGTATGCTGAGCAACAGAGTGATGATGAGAAAAACGAGTCTGTGAAAAATGCAGAAGATGAGGAAAAGTTTGACCCT AATGAAAGATATGTGCATTTGGCTACAAAGCTCTTGGAAGCAAAGGAACAGGCAAGTTCCTCCAAGCAGGATAAAGACAAGCAAAGCCAGAAGGTGGCACAAGAAAAAATAAGAAGAATTCAGCATG aaaTGGCAGCACTAGAAGAACATCCTGTGTTTAATCCAGCTATAAAAATGTCAAACCAAcaacagaatgaaaagaaaaaatcttTGCTTCCTGAAGCTCATTTGAACCTCAACTTGCTTGAAAAatctggagctgctgcagaggaagagaaCG TGAAAAAGAGGGAGCCTCGAGATGTAAGGAATTTTGACTACACTGCTCGAAGTTGGACTGGTAAATCTCCTAAACAGTTTTTGATAGATTGGTGCAGGAAAAATTTCCCCAAGAGTCCAAATCCTTCTTTTGAAAAAGTTCCGGTGGGTAGATATTGGAAATGTAG GATTAAGGTTACCAAATCAGTTGATGTAATGGCAGTGTGTCCTACAATTGTGACAGAGGATAGTATGCAAGCTCAGCATCTGGCTGCTACATTGGCTCTCTATCACTTAGTCAAAGGACAG TCGGTCCATCAGTTGCTGCCTCCCCCATATCGAGATGTTTGGTTAGAATGgagtgaaactgaaaagaaaaaggaagaagaaagcaaGTTAGAAATTAACAAACCTCGTGATAACTTTATTGCTAAGTTATTAAACAAACTCaagcaacagcagcaacagcagcaatctGAAAACAAACCCAAAGCATCAGAAGATCCAGAGGACTCCTGGGAAAACTTAGTTTCCGAAGAGGACTTCAACAGACTGTCTCTTGAGACCACAAGCACAGATGATTTGGAACCTGTGAGGATCCTGTTTAAAAAACTTCAAAGTTCCTCCAGATACCAGAGACTTTTGAAGGAGAGACAACAGTTACCTGTGTTTAAACACAGACATTCAATCATAGAAACTCTTAAAAAGCATAGAGTAGTTGTTGTGGCTGGAGAAACAGGCAGTGGCAAAAGTACCCAAGTGCCCCATTTCTTGTTGGAGGATTTGCTGTTAAATGTTGGGGGATCAAGTAAATGTAATATTGTCTGCACACAACCCCGAAGGATCTCAGCAGTGAGTCTGGCTACCAGAGTTTGTGAAGAAATGGGCTGTGAAACTGGACCTGGAGGAAGA AATTCCTTGTGTGGATATCAAATTCGTATGGAATCTCGAACAGGAGAAGCTACTAGATTATTATACTGTACAACAGGAGTTCTGCTTCGGAAACTGCAGGCTGACAATCTTCTTTCAAATATATCTCATGTTATTGTAGACGAG GTTCATGAAAGAAGTGTCCAGTCTGATTTCTTACTAATCATTCTGAAGGAGATCTTACATAAACGTTCAGACCTGCATTTGATTTTAATGAGTGCTACTGTAGACAGTGAAaagttttccagctatttcacCCACTGTCCCATTCTAAGGATTTCAGGAAGGAGTTACCCTGTTGAG GTTTTCCATGTGGAAAATGTTATTGAGGAAATTGGTTATGTTCTGGAGAAGGACTCTGAATATTGtcagaagttcatggaggaggaagaggaagaaataaCAATAAATGTTACTAGCAAAGGAGGAGGAATCGCAAAGCATCAG gAATATATCCCTCTCCAGTCTGGATCAGGTGTTGATTTGGATCCTTACTATCAGAAGTATAGCAATCGTACACGGCAAGCAATCTTCTACATGAATCCCTACAAGATCAACCTTGACCTTATCTTGGAATTGCTTGCCTTCTTAG ATAAAAGTCCCCAGTTCAGAAACATAGATGGCGCTGTATTGATCTTTTTACCAGGGCTTGCTCACATCCAGCAGTTATATGATCTCATTTCAGCTGATCGAAGGTTTACAAGGGACAG GTATAGGTTAGTAGCTCTGCATTCTATTCTTTCAACACAAGATCAAGCAGCTGCATTTACATTTCCCCCTTCTGGAGTTAGAAAG ATTGTTTTGGCGACCAATATTGCTGAGACAGGTATTACGATACCAGATGTTGTTTTTGTAATTGACACTGggagaacaaaagaaaacag GTACCATGAAAGCAGCCAAATGAGTTCTTTGGAAGAGACCTTTGTCAGTAAAGCAAGTGCTTTGCAGCGTCAAGGGAGAGCTGGACGTGTCAGGGATGGATTCTGCTTCCGAATGTACACAAGAGACAG GTTTGAAAGTTTCATGGAATATTCTGTTCCAGAAATACTGCGTGTGCCTTTAGAAGAGTTATGCCTTCATATTATG AAATGCAATCTTGGTTCTCCTGAGGATTTCCTCTCCAGAGCATTAGACCCTCCACAGCCTCAAGTAATCAGCAATGCAATGAACCTGCTACGGAAAATTGGGGCTTGTGAATTAAGTGAGCCCAAACTGACTCCATTGGGCCAGCACCTTGCAGCATTACCTGTCAATGTAAAGATTGGCAAAATGCTTATATTTGGTGCCATATTTGGTTGCTTGGATCCTGTG GCAACTTTAGCTGCTGTAATGACAGAAAAATCCCCTTTTACTACACCAATTGGTAGAAAAGATGAAGCAGATCTTGCAAAATCTTCCCTGGCATTGGCAAACTCAGATCATCTGACAATTTACAGTGCATATCTAGG GTGGAAAAAGGCTCGTCAAGAAGGAGGGTATCGCACTGAAATGGCTTACTGCAGAAGGAATTTTCTTAACAGAACCTCACTGTTAACACTGGAG GATGTGAAACAAGAACTAATAAAGGTGGTCAGGGCAGCAGGATTTGCAGCACCTACAACTCATCATACGTGGGAAGGAAACGGAACCACGCAATCTCTTTCTCTTCAGGAAATAGCCCTTCTTAAAGCTGTGCTGACGGCCGGGCTATATGACAACTTGGGGAAGATAATGTATACAAAGTCTGTAGATATCACAGAGAAATTGGCGTGCATCGTGGAAACTGCTCAAGGTAAAGCACAAGTGCATCCCTCCTCAGTAAACAGAGATTTGCAGACATATGGATGGCTGCTCTACCAAGAGAAG ATAAGATATGCCAAGGTGTACTTGAGAGAGACGACTTTAATTTCCCCCTTTCCGGTTTTACTTTTTGGTGGAGACATAGAAGTTCAGCACCGTGAACGCCTCCTGTCTGTTGATGGCTGGATCCATTTTCAG GCTCCTGTAAAGATTGCAGTAATTTTCAAACAACTGAGGGTTCTCATTGAGTCTGTTTTAAAGAGAAAACTTGAAAATCCTAAAATGTCACTTGAAG ATGACAAGATTTTACACATCATCAAAGAACTCATAAAAACAGAGAGTGCCACTTGA
- the DHX29 gene encoding ATP-dependent RNA helicase DHX29 isoform X2, which translates to MAVCPTIVTEDSMQAQHLAATLALYHLVKGQSVHQLLPPPYRDVWLEWSETEKKKEEESKLEINKPRDNFIAKLLNKLKQQQQQQQSENKPKASEDPEDSWENLVSEEDFNRLSLETTSTDDLEPVRILFKKLQSSSRYQRLLKERQQLPVFKHRHSIIETLKKHRVVVVAGETGSGKSTQVPHFLLEDLLLNVGGSSKCNIVCTQPRRISAVSLATRVCEEMGCETGPGGRNSLCGYQIRMESRTGEATRLLYCTTGVLLRKLQADNLLSNISHVIVDEVHERSVQSDFLLIILKEILHKRSDLHLILMSATVDSEKFSSYFTHCPILRISGRSYPVEVFHVENVIEEIGYVLEKDSEYCQKFMEEEEEEITINVTSKGGGIAKHQEYIPLQSGSGVDLDPYYQKYSNRTRQAIFYMNPYKINLDLILELLAFLDKSPQFRNIDGAVLIFLPGLAHIQQLYDLISADRRFTRDRYRLVALHSILSTQDQAAAFTFPPSGVRKIVLATNIAETGITIPDVVFVIDTGRTKENRYHESSQMSSLEETFVSKASALQRQGRAGRVRDGFCFRMYTRDRFESFMEYSVPEILRVPLEELCLHIMKCNLGSPEDFLSRALDPPQPQVISNAMNLLRKIGACELSEPKLTPLGQHLAALPVNVKIGKMLIFGAIFGCLDPVATLAAVMTEKSPFTTPIGRKDEADLAKSSLALANSDHLTIYSAYLGWKKARQEGGYRTEMAYCRRNFLNRTSLLTLEDVKQELIKVVRAAGFAAPTTHHTWEGNGTTQSLSLQEIALLKAVLTAGLYDNLGKIMYTKSVDITEKLACIVETAQGKAQVHPSSVNRDLQTYGWLLYQEKIRYAKVYLRETTLISPFPVLLFGGDIEVQHRERLLSVDGWIHFQAPVKIAVIFKQLRVLIESVLKRKLENPKMSLEDDKILHIIKELIKTESAT; encoded by the exons ATGGCAGTGTGTCCTACAATTGTGACAGAGGATAGTATGCAAGCTCAGCATCTGGCTGCTACATTGGCTCTCTATCACTTAGTCAAAGGACAG TCGGTCCATCAGTTGCTGCCTCCCCCATATCGAGATGTTTGGTTAGAATGgagtgaaactgaaaagaaaaaggaagaagaaagcaaGTTAGAAATTAACAAACCTCGTGATAACTTTATTGCTAAGTTATTAAACAAACTCaagcaacagcagcaacagcagcaatctGAAAACAAACCCAAAGCATCAGAAGATCCAGAGGACTCCTGGGAAAACTTAGTTTCCGAAGAGGACTTCAACAGACTGTCTCTTGAGACCACAAGCACAGATGATTTGGAACCTGTGAGGATCCTGTTTAAAAAACTTCAAAGTTCCTCCAGATACCAGAGACTTTTGAAGGAGAGACAACAGTTACCTGTGTTTAAACACAGACATTCAATCATAGAAACTCTTAAAAAGCATAGAGTAGTTGTTGTGGCTGGAGAAACAGGCAGTGGCAAAAGTACCCAAGTGCCCCATTTCTTGTTGGAGGATTTGCTGTTAAATGTTGGGGGATCAAGTAAATGTAATATTGTCTGCACACAACCCCGAAGGATCTCAGCAGTGAGTCTGGCTACCAGAGTTTGTGAAGAAATGGGCTGTGAAACTGGACCTGGAGGAAGA AATTCCTTGTGTGGATATCAAATTCGTATGGAATCTCGAACAGGAGAAGCTACTAGATTATTATACTGTACAACAGGAGTTCTGCTTCGGAAACTGCAGGCTGACAATCTTCTTTCAAATATATCTCATGTTATTGTAGACGAG GTTCATGAAAGAAGTGTCCAGTCTGATTTCTTACTAATCATTCTGAAGGAGATCTTACATAAACGTTCAGACCTGCATTTGATTTTAATGAGTGCTACTGTAGACAGTGAAaagttttccagctatttcacCCACTGTCCCATTCTAAGGATTTCAGGAAGGAGTTACCCTGTTGAG GTTTTCCATGTGGAAAATGTTATTGAGGAAATTGGTTATGTTCTGGAGAAGGACTCTGAATATTGtcagaagttcatggaggaggaagaggaagaaataaCAATAAATGTTACTAGCAAAGGAGGAGGAATCGCAAAGCATCAG gAATATATCCCTCTCCAGTCTGGATCAGGTGTTGATTTGGATCCTTACTATCAGAAGTATAGCAATCGTACACGGCAAGCAATCTTCTACATGAATCCCTACAAGATCAACCTTGACCTTATCTTGGAATTGCTTGCCTTCTTAG ATAAAAGTCCCCAGTTCAGAAACATAGATGGCGCTGTATTGATCTTTTTACCAGGGCTTGCTCACATCCAGCAGTTATATGATCTCATTTCAGCTGATCGAAGGTTTACAAGGGACAG GTATAGGTTAGTAGCTCTGCATTCTATTCTTTCAACACAAGATCAAGCAGCTGCATTTACATTTCCCCCTTCTGGAGTTAGAAAG ATTGTTTTGGCGACCAATATTGCTGAGACAGGTATTACGATACCAGATGTTGTTTTTGTAATTGACACTGggagaacaaaagaaaacag GTACCATGAAAGCAGCCAAATGAGTTCTTTGGAAGAGACCTTTGTCAGTAAAGCAAGTGCTTTGCAGCGTCAAGGGAGAGCTGGACGTGTCAGGGATGGATTCTGCTTCCGAATGTACACAAGAGACAG GTTTGAAAGTTTCATGGAATATTCTGTTCCAGAAATACTGCGTGTGCCTTTAGAAGAGTTATGCCTTCATATTATG AAATGCAATCTTGGTTCTCCTGAGGATTTCCTCTCCAGAGCATTAGACCCTCCACAGCCTCAAGTAATCAGCAATGCAATGAACCTGCTACGGAAAATTGGGGCTTGTGAATTAAGTGAGCCCAAACTGACTCCATTGGGCCAGCACCTTGCAGCATTACCTGTCAATGTAAAGATTGGCAAAATGCTTATATTTGGTGCCATATTTGGTTGCTTGGATCCTGTG GCAACTTTAGCTGCTGTAATGACAGAAAAATCCCCTTTTACTACACCAATTGGTAGAAAAGATGAAGCAGATCTTGCAAAATCTTCCCTGGCATTGGCAAACTCAGATCATCTGACAATTTACAGTGCATATCTAGG GTGGAAAAAGGCTCGTCAAGAAGGAGGGTATCGCACTGAAATGGCTTACTGCAGAAGGAATTTTCTTAACAGAACCTCACTGTTAACACTGGAG GATGTGAAACAAGAACTAATAAAGGTGGTCAGGGCAGCAGGATTTGCAGCACCTACAACTCATCATACGTGGGAAGGAAACGGAACCACGCAATCTCTTTCTCTTCAGGAAATAGCCCTTCTTAAAGCTGTGCTGACGGCCGGGCTATATGACAACTTGGGGAAGATAATGTATACAAAGTCTGTAGATATCACAGAGAAATTGGCGTGCATCGTGGAAACTGCTCAAGGTAAAGCACAAGTGCATCCCTCCTCAGTAAACAGAGATTTGCAGACATATGGATGGCTGCTCTACCAAGAGAAG ATAAGATATGCCAAGGTGTACTTGAGAGAGACGACTTTAATTTCCCCCTTTCCGGTTTTACTTTTTGGTGGAGACATAGAAGTTCAGCACCGTGAACGCCTCCTGTCTGTTGATGGCTGGATCCATTTTCAG GCTCCTGTAAAGATTGCAGTAATTTTCAAACAACTGAGGGTTCTCATTGAGTCTGTTTTAAAGAGAAAACTTGAAAATCCTAAAATGTCACTTGAAG ATGACAAGATTTTACACATCATCAAAGAACTCATAAAAACAGAGAGTGCCACTTGA